CTGAGAGGTTGAACATGACGCTGACCAAGGCAGAAATGGCCGAGCGCCTGTTTCTCGACGTGGGCCTCAACAAGCGTGAAGCCAGGGAATGTGTGGACGCCTTTTTCGAGGTGTTGCGCGAGGCACTCGAACGGGGGGAGCAGGTCAAGCTTTCCGGTTTCGGCAACTTTGACTTGCGCAACAAGAATCAGCGGCCCGGACGAAATCCGAAGACCGGCGAGGAGATTCCGATTTCCGCGCGACGGGTGGTGACGTTCCGTCCGGGCCAGAAGCTGAAACTGAGGGTCGAGAACCATGCTGGACCAGGGCAACAATAACGAGCTCCCCGCCATCCCCGCCAAACGGTACTTCACCATTGGCGAGGTCAGCGAGCTGTGCGCGGTCAAGCCGCACGTGCTGCGTTACTGGGAGCAGGAATTTCCCGCCCTGAACCCGGTCAAGCGTCGCGGCAACCGGCGCTATTACCAGCGCCACGACGTGCTGATGATCCGCCAGATCCGCGCGCTGCTGTACGATCAGGGTTTCACCATCACCGGTGCGCGCGCGCGCCTGGAAGGCCAGCAGGGCCGAATGGAGGCCAGCATCTCGCAGCAGATCGTGCACCAGATGCGGCTCGAGCTCGAACAACTGCTGCAACTGCTGCGTGATCCGATCCGCAAGGTTTGAGCCGAACTGCCGCATCGCGTGATCGGTTATCATGCGCGTTCGGTCGGGGCGTAGCGCAGCCTGGTAGCGCATCTGCCTGGGGGGCAGGGGGTCGTGGGTTCGAATCCCGCCGCCCCGACCAATAACAAAAATCGGGCCCTCGTGGCCCGTTTTTGTTATTGGCTGAGGTGGGAATGAGAAGCGGCGGCTTCGCAGAAGGCGCCGGTTCGACTGCGGAGCCAGGGATGGCGGAGCGAACATCGGCGCAGCCGATGGCCCGCAGGGCGAGCGCCAGGATGGCGCGAGTCATCCCGCCGCCCCGACCATCTTCTTGCGATCGTCCATGATCGCCGCTTCGACTCAGGCGGTGGCGAACCTTGGCGCTTTGCGACCAGTGGGTCCAGAACGCACATCCCTGTGCTGACTTTCCACAACAGCCGCTTCGTGGAAACGCTTGGAGGCGGCGGCTTCGCAGAAGACGCGAGGCATCCGCCGCTTGCTGATTCGCGGCCTCGCCGGTGTCGAGTTCATTGCCACGGGTCGACAACTCGGAAAATCCCGCAAGCCATAGGTCAATGGTTGTTGACCGCAAGGGTCGGCGACTGGGATTCGAATCGCGTCGCCGCTATGCCGGCTCTCCGATGTTCGTTCCGATGCGCCACAGCACGCCGGTGGGGTCGAACAGCGGAAAATCCCGGATGCGCCACGGCCGATCGCGCGGTTCGTCGACGCGCACGCCGAATTCCTCCACGACGCCGGATGCGAGCACGTGCGCGTGCCAGTCGTCCACGTCCTCGACCAGCAGGTGCATCATGAAGTTGCTCGCGTGTTCGGGGACATAAAACGCCTGCAACAGGAAACTGGTGTCGCCGTAATGGACGTACGCCAGATCGTCCGAAGACCATGGGATGTCGAAACCCAGCTTCGCATAGAACGCTTTCGAGCGCACAAAATCCCGCGCGGGCACGAAGGCTTTCATTTCCAGCGTTGCAAGGTTCATGGCGATGCTCCTTCCGCGTTGCGGCGATGGTCGATCTCGATGAGTGCCGCAAGTCCTCTGCGCAGCACGCCCACCGCGCGTTCGCCGATGCGTTCCTCAAGTTCGGCATCGATGGATTCGCGCGCTGCCGCCAGCGTTGCGGCGGCTTTGCGGCCGCGCCGTGTCAGGGTCACGACCAGCCGGCGGCGATCCTCGGGGTCGACATTGCGTTCCAGGTAACCGCGCGCGACCAGGGCATCGACCAGTTGACCCGCGGCTTGCTTGGAAATGCGTAGATCCCTGATAAGGGCGGCCAGCGGCACTTCCTTGCGTTCCAGCGCCAGCCCGCCGATGACATACAGCCCGTTGGCGGGGATATCCCCGCACCCGGCAGCCTCCAGCGCCTTGCGCATGGCTGCGCCGTACGCATGGCGTGCGTGCCGCAGCAACGCGGGCACATGGACTTCTGCGTACCAGGGGATCGGGTCCGGCATGGCTTTGCCAATTGGTAAAGGATGTGGACTATAAAGTAGTTTGACTGATTATGCGCGTCAAGCCGGCCGCACGACCCGCGCTTCGCAATGCCGGGCTGGATCGGCGGAGTGCAACGGAGGGCGGTGGGCCGCTTGCCACGGCCCGGCGCCGGCAGGCTTCAGTACAGCAAGCGCGTGCGCACGGTGCCGGGGATCGCCGCGAGCTGTTCGCGCAGGGAATCCGCCTGCGCCTTCGGCGCCGACACGTCGATCACGACATAGCCGAGGTCGCCTTCGGTCTGCAGGTGCTGGCCGTTGATGTTGACGCCGCCGGCCGAGAACACTTCGTTGATGCGTGAAAGCACGCCCGGCACGTTGTGGTGGATGTGCAGCAGGCGGCGGCTGCCCTGGTGTTCGGGCAGGTTGACCTCGGGAAAGTTGACCGCGGAGAGCGTCGAGCCGTTGTCGCTGTAGCGCACCAGCTTGGATGCGACTTCGGTGCCGATGTTGAGCTGCGCTTCCTGGGTGCTGCCGCCGACGTGCGGGGTCAGCAGCACGTTGTCGAAGTCGCGCAGCGGCGAGACGAATTCCTCGTCGCGGCCCTTGGGTTCCTTCGGGAACACGTCCACCGCCGCGCCTGCGAGGTGCTTGTCGCGCAAGGCCGCGGCCAAGGCATCGATGTCCACCACGTTGCCGCGCGAGGCGTTGATCAGCATCGCGCCGCGGCGCATGCGTGCGATTTCATCCTTGCCGATCATGCCCGCGGTCTCGCGGGTCTGCGGCACGTGCAGCGTGACGAGGTCGGAACGCGTGAGCAGGTCATCGAGGTCGCGCGCCGGTTGCGCATTGCCGAGCGCCAGCTTGGCTTCGACATCGTGGAACAGCACGTGCATCCCCAGCGATTCGGCCAGCACGCCGACCTGGGTGCCGATGTGGCCGTAGCCGACGATGCCGAGCGTCTTGCCGCGCACTTCGAAGCAGCCATCCGCCGATTTCGCCCAGCCGCCGCGATGGCACTCGGCGTTGCGTTCCGGCACCCGCCGCATCAGCAGGATCGCTTCGGCGATCACCAGTTCCGCGACGCTGCGCGTGTTCGAGTACGGCGCGTTGAACACCGGCACGCCAAGCTCGCGCGCGCCGCGCAGGTCGACCTGGTTGGTGCCGATGCAGAAGCAGCCGATCGCCAGCAGGCGCCGCGTGTGCGCGATCGCCTCGGCGTCGAGTTGCGTGCGCGAACGCAACCCGACGATGTGCGCGTCGGTGATCGCGCCGAACAGTTCCGCGCGCGGCAGCGCTTTCTCGTGTTGCTCGATGTGGCTGTAGCCGGCATTCCGGAAGGCTTCCACCGCGCTCGGATGGATGCCTTCCAGCAGCACGATCTTGATGTCCTTCTTCGGGAACGAGGTCTTCATGGCCGGCGGTTCGCTCGAGTGAGGTGCTAGGCTAACGGGATTCAGTCATCCAGCGAAATGCCGCGAATGGATATGCCGGGCAACCGCCGCGACCTGTACCCCGAGATCGAGCCGTTCGACAGCGGCATGCTGCGGGTGTCGGACCTGCACACGCTGTACTACGAACAGTGCGGCAACCCGCACGGCAAGCCGGCGGTGTTCCTGCACGGCGGCCCGGGTGCGGGCTGCAACGCCAAGTGCCGGCGGTTCTTCGATCCCAAGGTCTACCGGATCGTGCTGTTCGACCAGCGCGGTTGTGGGCGCTCGAGGCCGCACGCCGAATTGCGCGAGAACACCACGTGGGATCTGGTCGCCGACATCGAACGCCTGCGCGAGCATCTGCGCATCGAGCGCTGGCAGGTGTTCGGCGGCTCGTGGGGTTCGACGCTGGCGCTGGCTTACGCGGAGACGCATCCCCAACGGGCGACCGAACTGGTGCTGCGCGGCATCTTCATGCTGCGGCGCGCGGAACTGGAATGGTTCTACCAGAAAGGCTGCGACATGCTGTATCCGGACGCGTGGGAAAAATACCTCGCCGCGATTCCGGAGGACGAACACGGCGACTTGATCATGGCCTACCACAAGCGGCTCACTTCCAGTGATTCCGCGGTGCGGCTCGCCGCCGCGCGCGCCTGGTCGGTGTGGGAAGCCTCCACGAGTTTCCTGCTGCAGAACGACGGCTACATTGCGGCGAGCGCCGGCGACGAATTCGCGCTGGCGTTCGCGGGCATCGAGAACCATTACTTCGTCAATCGTGGTTTCTTCGAGCACGACGACCAGCTTCTGCGCGATGCGCACCGCCTGCAGGGCATTCCCGCGGTGATCGTGCAGGGCCGCTACGACGTGGTGTGCCCGATCCGCAGCGCGTGGGACCTGCACCGCGCATGGCCGGGAGCCGACCTGCGCATCGTCGCCGATGCGGGCCATTCCGCCTTCGAACCGGGCAATACGCACGAACTGATCGGTGCGACCGATCGTTTTCGCGATCGCGCGGCGTGAATCCCGCCGGCATTCCGCACGGGCGGCGCCGGCGTGACCGTGCCGCCGCGGCTCGGGTATCCTTGCGCGCATCATGTTTGCACTGAAACCATTGAAGCCATGGTCCGCCGCGCTCGCAGCCTGCGCGTTGCTGGCGGGATGCGCATCGAACCCGGCGCCGGTCGCCAACTATTCCTTCGGCGGCAGCAGTCCGCCCGCGCCCGCGACGACAGCAGCGCCGCCCGTGGCAAGCAGCAGCGGCGTGCAGACCTATGGCCTTGGCGGGCACGCCGCTGAAGGCGGACACGCCAACGGAACGGTCGGTGCGTCCGGCTACACCGTGGCGCGCGGCGACACCATGTACAGCATCGCCTTCGCGCATGGCATGGACGTGCGGCAGCTTGCCGCGCTCAACGACATTCCGCCGCCGTACGTGATCCATCCGGGGCAGGTGCTGAAGTTGAAGTCCTCGTCCACCGGAACCGTGGCCGCAGGCGCTGCTGCGCCGGCACCCGTTGCGCAGGCGCCCGCGCAGCCCGCGACGCAGCCGCCCGCCACCACGCAGCCTTCCGCGCCCGTATTCGGTCCTGTCACCACGCAGCCGATGACCGGGAGCGGCGTGGCGCCCGCGGAATCGGAATCGACCGTTGCGGCGCCCGCGGAATCGGTTGCTCCGGCCGCAATGGCAGCGCCGCCCCCCGCCGCGGTTACCACGCCTCCCGCCGCGCAACCCGCGGTGCCGACCCCGCCATCAGGCGCGACGCGCAACGCTGGCGGCATCAGTTGGCAGTGGCCCGCGAGCGGCAAGGTCATCGGCGGCTTCCAGGCCGGCGGCGGCGGCGATGGCGCCGGGCTCAACATCGCGGGCAACATGGGCGACCCGGTGCGCGCGGCGGCGGCGGGCACGGTGGTGTACAGCGGCAACGGCCTGATCGGCTACGGCGAGCTGATCATCATCAAGCACAACGACACGTTCCTTTCCGCTTACGGCCACAACAGCAAGCGGTTGGTGAAGGAAGGCGATCACGTCAGCGCCGGACAAGAAATCGCGCTGATGGGCGCGTCGGGTGCGCCTCGCGTCGAGCTGCACTTCGAAATCCGCAAGGACGGCAAGCCGGTCGATCCGCTGGGGTATTTGCCGGGGCGTTAGAGCGTCGCCAGTTCCGTCATTTCCATAAACCGGCCATCTTGTAGAGGATCGTGGTTTCGTGCCACGCCCAGACGAAGACGGCGAGCGAAATGATGATTCCAAGCACGCCCAACCAGCGCGGAATCTTGTCCATCCAGAGCGCGTAGATCGACGCGACCAGCAGAACGATCGGGAGAGGAAAAAACCATCTCATGGCTCGCTCCTGCCTGCGGAAGGTGACAGAGGAAGAGGAATCAAGTTGCAGCTTGACTTGCTTCGTCCCCGACGACAAACGCCGCGACAACGTTGCGGCCTTCGCCGGCCAGGATGTCCCAGGTGCGCGCCGCGGCGGCGTTGTCCATCACTTCCACGCCCACGCCCCGCCGAAGGAACGCCGCCAATACTTCCTGTGAGGGAAACCGTTGGCGCGCACCGGTGCCGAGCAGCACCACATCGGGTTTCAGCGCGACGATCGGTTCGACGTGGTCCGGCGTCATGATGGCTACGTCTATGACGCCCCAATCGTCGATGACCGTGTCACGGGTCAGGATGATGCTCTTGTTGAACGAACGGTCGACAACGACGATCGAGCGCGCGTCGGCTCGGCGCACGAACAGGTAATCACGCGGGCGTTCGAGGTTCAGTTCCAACGTGGATCACTTCGGCAGCGCGATTTGCGGCTTCTCGTCGTTGCGCCGGAACAGCACCGCGATGTGGCCGATGGTCTGCACGGTTTCGGCGCGGCTCGATTCGACCAGCTTGCCGAGTTCGGCCGCGCGTTCGCTGCGGTCGCCGCCGCCCAGGCGGACCTTGATCAATTCGTGGTCGTCCAGCGCCTGCTCCAGTTCCTTCAGCACGCCCGCGGTCACGCCCTTGCCGCCCAGCAGCAGCACCGGTTTCAGCGGATGCGCGAGGCCGCGCAGGTAGCGGATTTGCGAAGACGTAAGCGGCATGCGTCGGGCCGGACGGCGGGCGGAAAGGCTTGTCAGGGTATCATGTGCATGAAAGGGCGCGCGCATCGCGTCCTGGAAAGCGTTCCGTGGCAAGAAGCAAAAGCAGCGCGCGCTGGTTGAAGGAGCATTTCGGCGACGAGTTCGTGAAGCGGGCGCAGGCCGAAGGCTTCCGCTCGCGCGCCGCGTTCAAGCTGGACGAACTGCTCGACCGCGACAAGCTGCTGACGCCCGGCATGGTGGTGGTGGACTTGGGGGCCGCGCCGGGCGGCTGGTCGCAATTGGTGCGCCAGCGGCTGGGCGAGAACGGCCGCGTGTTCGCGCTGGACATCCTGCCCATGCAAGGCATTGGCGGCGTCGAATTCATCCAGGGCGATTTCCGCGAGGACGCCGTCCTCGATGCCCTGATGGCCAGGCTGGACGGCACGTCCGTGGACCTTGTGCTGTCGGACATGGCGCCCAATATCAGTGGTATCGAAGTGGCGGATCAGGCGCGCGCGATGCATCTGGTGGAACTGGCAGCAGAATTCGCGTCCAAGTGCTTGAAACCTGGAGGTTCCTTGCTGGTCAAACTCTTTCAGGGCCGCGGCTTCGACGAATACGTCCGCGACTTGCGTGCGGGCTTTGCGCGGGTGACACTGCGCAAGCCCAAGGCATCGCGGGCCCGATCACGCGAGGTCTACGCGTTGGCGACAGGATGGAAAGGCAAGCAATGAATTGGTTCGAATCCCGTTCACCGAGCGTGATCCACGCTGCAACCACCCGTGTGGCCGAGCGAGGTGCGCGCGCATGAAGCCTCCGATGAGTGAGCTCGCCAAACAGGGCCTGCTGTGGGTGGCCGTGGCCGTGATCGTGCTGCTGGTGTACCAGAGCCTCAGCCCGCGCCTCGCCGGCAGCGAGCAGCAGATGTCCTATTCCGAGTTCGTGACGCAGGTGAAGAACGACAACGTCGCTTCGATCACCCTGAGCGCGAACCTGCCGACTGTGGTGACCGGCAAGCTCAAGGACGGCAGTTCGCTGCGCACGGTCGTGCCGGTGGTCGATGACACGACGTTGCTGCCGTTGCTGGAATCCCATCGCGTCCAGACCACCCAGAAGCCGGGCGACAACGGCTTCTCGTTGTGGCGCTTGCTGCTGGATTGGGGCCCGATCCTCATCTTCATCGCGATCCTGATCTGGTTCATGCGCCAGATGCAGGCGGGCGCGGGCGGACGCGGGGCGATGAGCTTCGGACGTTCGCGTGCCAAGCTGCAGGGCGAGGACCAGATCAAGGTCACCTTCAATGACGTGGCCGGCTGCGAGGAAGCCAAGGAAGAGGTTTCCGAACTGGTCGACTTCCTGCGCGATCCGTCCAAGTTCACCAAGCTGGGCGGCAAGATCCCGCGCGGCGTGCTGATGGTCGGCTCGCCCGGCACCGGCAAGACGCTGCTGGCCAAAGCCATTGCCGGCGAGGCCAAGGTGCCGTTCTTCTCGATCTCCGGTTCCGACTTCGTCGAGATGTTCGTCGGCGTCGGCGCCGCGCGCGTGCGCGACATGTTCGAGCAGGCCAAGAAGCACGCGCCTTGCATCATCTTCATCGACGAGATCGACGCGGTCGGCCGCCATCGCGGCGCCGGCCTCGGCGGCGGGCACGACGAGCGCGAGCAGACCCTGAACCAGTTGCTGGTCGAGATGGACGGTTTCGAAGGCTCGGAAGGCGTGATCGTGATCGCCGCCACCAACCGCCCCGACGTGCTCGATCCCGCGCTGCTGCGCCCGGGCCGTTTCGACCGCCAGGTCGTGGTGCCGCTGCCGGATTTGAAGGGCCGCGAGCAGATCCTGAAGGTGCACATGCGCAAGGTGCCGGTCTCGGCCGACGTCGATCCGATGGTGATCGCGCGCGGCACGCCGGGTTTCTCGGGCGCTGATCTTGCCAACCTCGTGAACGAGGCCGCGCTGTTCGCGGCGCGCGAGAACGCGCGCGACGTGCGCATGGATTTCTTCGAGCGCGCCAAGGACAAGATCATGATGGGCTCCGAACGGCGCTCCATGATCATGAGCGAGGACGAGAAGAAGCTCACCGCGTACCACGAATCCGGCCACGCGATCGTCGGCCTGTCGGTGCCCGACCACGATCCGGTGCACAAGGTCACGATCATCCCGCGCGGCCGCGCGCTGGGCGTCACGATGTTCCTGCCCGAGCAGGACCGCTACAGCCACAGCAAGCTGTCGCTGGAATCGAAATTGGCCAGCCTGTTCGGCGGCCGCGTCGCCGAGGAGTTGATCTTCGGTGCGGAGAAGGTCACCACCGGCGCGTCCAACGACATCCAGCGTGCGACGCAACTCGCGCGCGACATGGTCACCAAGTACGGTTTGTCGACCGCGCTCGGCCCGATGACGTATTCGGAAGAAGAGGACGAGGTGTTCCTCGGCCGTTCGGTCACGCAGCACAAGAACGTGTCGGACGAAACCGCTCGCAAGATCGACGTGGCGGTGCGCGAGGTGATCGACGCCGCCTACAACAAGGCGCGCCAGATCCTCACCGACGACATCGAGAAGCTGCACGCGATGTCCGCAGCGCTGCTGCAGTACGAAACCATCGACCGGGACCAGATCGCCGCGATCATGGAAGGCCGCGAACCCGGCCCACCGCGCGACTGGCATCCACGCGACAGCAATACCGGCATGGGCGGAGGCAAGCCCGCGCCCGCGCCGGGCGTGGCGCCCGCGCCGTCGAGCCATCCGGCCGGTCAACATTAGTGTGCGATCGTCCCTGATCGCTGCATCGCCGAATGCCGCGGCGGCTGGAATGTTTCTCGGTCCCGGGACACCACCTCGGCCATCCATGGCCTGACTTTTCACAACAGCCGCTTCGGGTGTGAGTAATGCAGGGCCGCCACAAGGCGGCCTTCTCATATCGGGCGCTCGCGCGTGTAGGATTCCGGCGAAGACGCGTGCAGGACGGAAGTGGAGCCGTCCACCATGGGCGACTGGATCGGATCACTGAAGCAATCGTTCGCCGAATTCCGCCGCCGGCGCGTGTTCCGCGTGGTCGCGGTTTACGTGGTGACCGGCTGGATCCTGATCCAGCTCGGCAGCGCGGTGTTCGAACCGCTCGGGCTGCCATCGTGGTCGATGCGGCTGCTGCTGGTGCTGCTCGCGATCGGGTTCGTGCTGGCCTGCGTGCTCGCGTGGATTTACGACATCGGCGCGCACGGCATCGAGCGCACCGCGCCGTTGCCGCAGGCGCCGGCCGCAGCGGAACCGGCGCCGGACGCGTCGGTCGCGATCCTGCCGTTCGCCGATCTCAGCGAGGCGCATGACCAGGCATATTTCTGCGACGGTCTTGCCGAGGAAATCCTCAACGCGCTGGCGTCGATCCGCGGCCTGCGCGTGGCGTCGCGCACTTCGTCGTTCCGCTTTCGCGGGAACACGGCGGATGTGCGCGAAATCGGCCGCGCGTTGAATGTCGCCGCGATCATGGAAGGCAGCGTGCGCAAGGCCGGCGATCGCGTGCGCGTCACCGCGCAGTTGATCGATGCCGGCAACGGTTATCACCTGTGGTCGGAGAACTTCGACCGCGAACTCGAGGACATCTTCGTCATCCAGGGCGAAATCGCGCGCAATGTCGCGCGCGCATTGCGTGTCTCGCTCAAGGGTGCCGCGAAGCTCGACCGGGATTGCAGCTGCCATGCGCCGCGCGACATGCGTGCCTACGAGTTCTATCTGCGCGGGCGGCAGATTCAGTCGCTGAAGAGCAGCGACAACTGGACCAAGGCGCCGCAGATGTTCCGCCGTGCCATCGAACTCGATCCCGAT
The genomic region above belongs to Rhodanobacteraceae bacterium and contains:
- a CDS encoding Integration host factor alpha subunit gives rise to the protein MTLTKAEMAERLFLDVGLNKREARECVDAFFEVLREALERGEQVKLSGFGNFDLRNKNQRPGRNPKTGEEIPISARRVVTFRPGQKLKLRVENHAGPGQQ
- a CDS encoding MerR family transcriptional regulator; this encodes MLDQGNNNELPAIPAKRYFTIGEVSELCAVKPHVLRYWEQEFPALNPVKRRGNRRYYQRHDVLMIRQIRALLYDQGFTITGARARLEGQQGRMEASISQQIVHQMRLELEQLLQLLRDPIRKV
- a CDS encoding D-3-phosphoglycerate dehydrogenase; the encoded protein is MKTSFPKKDIKIVLLEGIHPSAVEAFRNAGYSHIEQHEKALPRAELFGAITDAHIVGLRSRTQLDAEAIAHTRRLLAIGCFCIGTNQVDLRGARELGVPVFNAPYSNTRSVAELVIAEAILLMRRVPERNAECHRGGWAKSADGCFEVRGKTLGIVGYGHIGTQVGVLAESLGMHVLFHDVEAKLALGNAQPARDLDDLLTRSDLVTLHVPQTRETAGMIGKDEIARMRRGAMLINASRGNVVDIDALAAALRDKHLAGAAVDVFPKEPKGRDEEFVSPLRDFDNVLLTPHVGGSTQEAQLNIGTEVASKLVRYSDNGSTLSAVNFPEVNLPEHQGSRRLLHIHHNVPGVLSRINEVFSAGGVNINGQHLQTEGDLGYVVIDVSAPKAQADSLREQLAAIPGTVRTRLLY
- a CDS encoding Proline iminopeptidase; translation: MDMPGNRRDLYPEIEPFDSGMLRVSDLHTLYYEQCGNPHGKPAVFLHGGPGAGCNAKCRRFFDPKVYRIVLFDQRGCGRSRPHAELRENTTWDLVADIERLREHLRIERWQVFGGSWGSTLALAYAETHPQRATELVLRGIFMLRRAELEWFYQKGCDMLYPDAWEKYLAAIPEDEHGDLIMAYHKRLTSSDSAVRLAAARAWSVWEASTSFLLQNDGYIAASAGDEFALAFAGIENHYFVNRGFFEHDDQLLRDAHRLQGIPAVIVQGRYDVVCPIRSAWDLHRAWPGADLRIVADAGHSAFEPGNTHELIGATDRFRDRAA
- a CDS encoding Murein hydrolase activator NlpD is translated as MFALKPLKPWSAALAACALLAGCASNPAPVANYSFGGSSPPAPATTAAPPVASSSGVQTYGLGGHAAEGGHANGTVGASGYTVARGDTMYSIAFAHGMDVRQLAALNDIPPPYVIHPGQVLKLKSSSTGTVAAGAAAPAPVAQAPAQPATQPPATTQPSAPVFGPVTTQPMTGSGVAPAESESTVAAPAESVAPAAMAAPPPAAVTTPPAAQPAVPTPPSGATRNAGGISWQWPASGKVIGGFQAGGGGDGAGLNIAGNMGDPVRAAAAGTVVYSGNGLIGYGELIIIKHNDTFLSAYGHNSKRLVKEGDHVSAGQEIALMGASGAPRVELHFEIRKDGKPVDPLGYLPGR
- a CDS encoding RNA-binding protein YhbY; translated protein: MPLTSSQIRYLRGLAHPLKPVLLLGGKGVTAGVLKELEQALDDHELIKVRLGGGDRSERAAELGKLVESSRAETVQTIGHIAVLFRRNDEKPQIALPK
- a CDS encoding 23S rRNA (uridine(2552)-2'-O)-methyltransferase — translated: MARSKSSARWLKEHFGDEFVKRAQAEGFRSRAAFKLDELLDRDKLLTPGMVVVDLGAAPGGWSQLVRQRLGENGRVFALDILPMQGIGGVEFIQGDFREDAVLDALMARLDGTSVDLVLSDMAPNISGIEVADQARAMHLVELAAEFASKCLKPGGSLLVKLFQGRGFDEYVRDLRAGFARVTLRKPKASRARSREVYALATGWKGKQ
- a CDS encoding Cell division-associated, ATP-dependent zinc metalloprotease FtsH, which gives rise to MKPPMSELAKQGLLWVAVAVIVLLVYQSLSPRLAGSEQQMSYSEFVTQVKNDNVASITLSANLPTVVTGKLKDGSSLRTVVPVVDDTTLLPLLESHRVQTTQKPGDNGFSLWRLLLDWGPILIFIAILIWFMRQMQAGAGGRGAMSFGRSRAKLQGEDQIKVTFNDVAGCEEAKEEVSELVDFLRDPSKFTKLGGKIPRGVLMVGSPGTGKTLLAKAIAGEAKVPFFSISGSDFVEMFVGVGAARVRDMFEQAKKHAPCIIFIDEIDAVGRHRGAGLGGGHDEREQTLNQLLVEMDGFEGSEGVIVIAATNRPDVLDPALLRPGRFDRQVVVPLPDLKGREQILKVHMRKVPVSADVDPMVIARGTPGFSGADLANLVNEAALFAARENARDVRMDFFERAKDKIMMGSERRSMIMSEDEKKLTAYHESGHAIVGLSVPDHDPVHKVTIIPRGRALGVTMFLPEQDRYSHSKLSLESKLASLFGGRVAEELIFGAEKVTTGASNDIQRATQLARDMVTKYGLSTALGPMTYSEEEDEVFLGRSVTQHKNVSDETARKIDVAVREVIDAAYNKARQILTDDIEKLHAMSAALLQYETIDRDQIAAIMEGREPGPPRDWHPRDSNTGMGGGKPAPAPGVAPAPSSHPAGQH
- a CDS encoding Adenylate cyclase, with amino-acid sequence MGDWIGSLKQSFAEFRRRRVFRVVAVYVVTGWILIQLGSAVFEPLGLPSWSMRLLLVLLAIGFVLACVLAWIYDIGAHGIERTAPLPQAPAAAEPAPDASVAILPFADLSEAHDQAYFCDGLAEEILNALASIRGLRVASRTSSFRFRGNTADVREIGRALNVAAIMEGSVRKAGDRVRVTAQLIDAGNGYHLWSENFDRELEDIFVIQGEIARNVARALRVSLKGAAKLDRDCSCHAPRDMRAYEFYLRGRQIQSLKSSDNWTKAPQMFRRAIELDPDYAQAHAGLADSLAQLLIWRIIKPEDALDEALAAAKRALELAPELAEAHVARANTLSLAGDNEGAVAEFQRAIDLDPELYEAHYYFGRHCFATGDHARAIEQFEAAHRVRPDEFQALSLAANAADSLHDPARGDALTRLALPSALVEIAADPENGRALYLAAGMQVRLGDVEGARRNIEAALRLQPDDFGTLYNAACTYTHMDDSERALDLLDRAVSAGHGFRDWIEHDPDLESLRGLPRYREIMSRLEASGN